From bacterium, the proteins below share one genomic window:
- a CDS encoding ferredoxin--NADP reductase, with the protein MSYSTDIMVGNSLLNATVVDNLLLSPGLFLLRVLPDAPIPDFKPGQYVALGLPLAETAAGQSASPRRSLTKRAYSIASSPSDKDALEFYIARVEDGALSPGLSELRAGDRLFVQKKFTGAFTTCEVVAGKNLILIATGTGIAPFISMLRTPEVLRRFGRITILHGVRYKRDLAYAEEITTLINSAEYDLEYFRAVSREEVEEEGLRTGYVQSYVAEGLVTVNKETDHVFLCGNPSMIESVVTLLTAAGFQEHSRKQSGNLHLENYW; encoded by the coding sequence ATGTCATACTCTACTGACATTATGGTAGGTAATTCTCTCTTAAACGCAACCGTGGTTGACAATCTTCTTTTGTCGCCTGGGTTATTTCTCCTTCGGGTTCTTCCAGATGCCCCTATCCCAGACTTTAAGCCTGGACAATATGTAGCACTCGGATTGCCTCTCGCTGAAACAGCAGCCGGTCAAAGTGCTTCGCCTCGGAGATCCCTCACAAAACGGGCCTATAGTATTGCCTCATCTCCATCTGATAAGGATGCACTCGAGTTCTATATTGCGAGAGTTGAGGATGGCGCACTTTCACCTGGGCTCTCAGAACTACGAGCAGGTGACAGGCTTTTCGTACAAAAGAAGTTCACAGGAGCCTTCACCACATGCGAAGTAGTAGCTGGCAAGAATCTCATACTCATTGCCACTGGAACAGGGATTGCTCCGTTCATTTCTATGTTGAGAACACCAGAGGTATTAAGGAGATTCGGGAGAATAACGATTCTCCACGGAGTTCGATATAAGCGAGATCTTGCATATGCTGAAGAGATTACGACTTTGATAAACTCAGCAGAATATGATCTGGAATACTTTCGAGCCGTCAGTAGAGAAGAGGTGGAAGAGGAGGGATTGAGAACTGGCTATGTACAGTCTTATGTAGCAGAAGGTCTCGTAACCGTGAATAAGGAGACTGATCATGTATTTCTGTGTGGCAATCCTAGTATGATTGAATCAGTCGTGACGCTACTGACAGCAGCTGGTTTTCAAGAACACTCTCGGAAGCAATCAGGGAATCTTCATTTGGAGAATTACTGGTAA
- the rdgB gene encoding RdgB/HAM1 family non-canonical purine NTP pyrophosphatase codes for MWFLFATSNMGKVRDLTRYLEGADFHLASPQQYSEMKKISPFQGEVEEVGTTYEENAALKSCAYFRWAGIPTIGDDSGLEIEALGGAPGLYSARYAGENCTFDDNIAKVLQELEGVENRRAKFVCTLAFTVSENDTTYFRGELEGAITETPRKGEGFGYDPIFEVTGTGKTLAQIKQEDATFETHRVKAMNLFRAHLQASHERGMR; via the coding sequence ATGTGGTTTCTTTTCGCAACATCAAATATGGGCAAAGTCAGAGATTTGACTCGATACCTAGAAGGTGCAGACTTCCACCTTGCCTCGCCACAACAGTATTCAGAGATGAAGAAGATTTCGCCTTTTCAAGGGGAGGTTGAAGAAGTCGGCACAACGTATGAAGAGAATGCCGCACTTAAATCTTGCGCATATTTTCGATGGGCTGGCATTCCAACTATTGGTGATGATTCAGGGCTAGAAATCGAGGCGCTTGGCGGAGCTCCCGGTCTCTACAGCGCCCGGTATGCTGGTGAGAATTGTACATTCGATGACAACATTGCAAAAGTTCTCCAAGAGCTTGAGGGGGTGGAGAATCGCAGGGCAAAATTCGTCTGTACGCTCGCATTTACTGTATCTGAGAACGATACTACGTATTTTCGGGGGGAGCTCGAAGGGGCGATAACAGAAACTCCTCGTAAAGGGGAGGGGTTTGGTTATGATCCAATCTTTGAAGTTACAGGAACCGGAAAAACGCTGGCTCAGATAAAGCAAGAAGACGCGACTTTTGAAACCCACCGAGTGAAAGCAATGAATCTCTTTCGAGCACACTTGCAAGCAAGTCACGAGAGGGGCATGCGATAG
- a CDS encoding DedA family protein, which translates to MSLEQLLTTEGYLIYLILFTLLMGGALGLPIPEDLPLIAAGVFAFREEANIYGLFATCYLGVVTGDIIIFIIGRRWGSALFSSPWFKRKLSPRRLKRFKQGLERNRFFTIVLARHLFYLRMVTFIACGAVKMSYARFIIADAIAALVSVPLMMAIGYSTWEHQDHLLENIEWVLLALIVGAGFLLLRSRLSSQNKKRRSRKRSLTSSQGDSSLKAQGKEVSDKEGANEQTSPVQPQ; encoded by the coding sequence ATGTCTTTGGAACAACTCCTTACCACTGAAGGTTACCTCATTTACCTTATTCTCTTTACCTTATTGATGGGGGGTGCCCTCGGACTCCCGATTCCAGAAGATCTCCCTCTTATCGCTGCCGGAGTATTCGCCTTTCGTGAAGAAGCGAACATTTATGGTTTATTCGCGACATGCTATCTTGGAGTGGTCACCGGAGATATTATCATTTTCATCATTGGGAGAAGGTGGGGCTCCGCCCTTTTTTCCAGCCCGTGGTTCAAAAGAAAACTTTCTCCAAGACGTCTAAAACGTTTCAAACAGGGGCTTGAACGGAATCGCTTCTTTACTATTGTCCTCGCTCGACACCTCTTTTATCTCCGTATGGTTACCTTTATCGCGTGCGGTGCGGTGAAAATGAGCTACGCTCGTTTCATCATCGCAGATGCAATCGCTGCCCTTGTTAGTGTGCCGTTAATGATGGCGATTGGATACAGCACATGGGAGCACCAAGATCACTTACTCGAAAATATCGAATGGGTCTTGCTTGCTCTTATCGTAGGAGCAGGCTTCCTTCTTTTACGCTCACGGCTCTCATCGCAAAATAAAAAGAGAAGATCCCGCAAAAGAAGCTTGACCTCATCTCAAGGCGACTCATCGCTGAAGGCTCAAGGTAAGGAAGTCTCTGATAAAGAGGGGGCTAATGAACAGACCTCTCCCGTTCAACCACAATAA
- a CDS encoding CPBP family intramembrane metalloprotease, with protein MEHANHHLGLEEERATFRKLLFELLLLVCGSLVLSALITPALFIWLQSVWPELPWPYSRVYDRVIMGVAVALFLLRRRHFHIEKYRDDFHLHVRGQKASPIILGFFTTFFLSLCVVPLLVSGGTLEWSDNSWGTVFQRLLKVIPAALLISFIEEVFFRFFLFRSLRQYLSFWWSAGLSSALYSIVHFIQPVKSWGFTELEFSTGFSYLGLLVGRVMEPGFLGASFGLFLVGVVLCSTLERTRSLLPVIGLHAGWVATVKIVGKLCDPALGFEYPSGAGRRYYLLTEEFSWLAIVLVWIVTYCVFRNRSDGDCVQSDKEGGQ; from the coding sequence TTGGAACATGCTAACCACCATCTCGGGCTTGAAGAAGAAAGAGCCACGTTTCGCAAACTTCTTTTTGAGCTGTTGCTCTTGGTCTGCGGCTCTTTGGTTCTATCAGCTCTGATTACGCCGGCCCTTTTTATATGGCTTCAGTCCGTATGGCCGGAGCTCCCATGGCCCTATTCTCGCGTCTATGATCGGGTGATTATGGGAGTAGCAGTTGCACTGTTTCTTCTGAGGCGTCGGCATTTTCATATCGAGAAGTACAGAGATGATTTTCACCTCCATGTGAGGGGACAAAAAGCTTCTCCAATAATACTGGGGTTTTTTACTACATTCTTTTTGAGTCTCTGTGTGGTTCCACTGTTAGTGAGTGGTGGCACTCTTGAGTGGTCAGATAATTCGTGGGGGACGGTTTTCCAGAGACTGCTAAAGGTAATTCCTGCAGCCCTCCTCATTTCTTTTATTGAAGAGGTGTTTTTTCGTTTTTTCCTTTTTCGCTCTTTACGACAGTACCTTTCATTTTGGTGGTCAGCAGGTCTTTCTTCAGCCTTGTACTCAATTGTGCACTTCATCCAGCCAGTAAAATCATGGGGATTTACTGAGCTCGAATTCTCTACCGGATTCTCTTATCTTGGACTTTTAGTCGGACGGGTGATGGAGCCTGGATTCTTGGGAGCGAGTTTTGGACTTTTTTTGGTCGGCGTAGTTCTGTGCTCTACGCTTGAGCGCACGAGATCGTTACTTCCTGTAATTGGATTGCATGCTGGATGGGTTGCAACCGTGAAAATAGTGGGAAAGTTATGTGATCCAGCTCTTGGCTTTGAGTATCCGTCTGGAGCTGGGCGTCGGTATTATCTGCTCACGGAGGAGTTTTCATGGCTGGCGATTGTTCTTGTCTGGATCGTCACGTACTGTGTCTTTCGCAATCGAAGCGATGGAGATTGCGTTCAAAGTGATAAAGAAGGTGGTCAGTAA
- a CDS encoding response regulator, whose protein sequence is MVTIPSGIPLRAEEDPARNRVMNKKNQKNTVAHREKDVSQQPTSQASFNGAISNILQAISDGKAATEIYAQIASHLISRSHATGVCVYVKGSETGTNAESVYSTGVLDYQKPLITETESLQKQRPPHYVFPLYHGDEWIGAVVIQSSEELKTDTLTPLIQCCSTAYIHKKSWAENQHLQERLQILNSLNEILIHNTGLERLMKGLVRESAFNFSADISVIYLCNPLQNSLELTGAYGCNPKQIPSTISQHEGLIGQVMSTGGQLSISDLTKHKNHKINYLQKLGVLSLHICCLEVQEKILGTMIVGFRRQHAYDAQEVIRFEEFCRGTALAISNSIAQTQLKAYTERLEELVEKRTAELEIQTDKAKQANEAKSHFLANMTHELRTPITAILGYSSIMNDEILGEVTPQQREGLSAIIRSSEHLKSLIDDVLNLARVEAGKEEAKIVPLSLREMLENAYQLMKQSAFEKGVTLRDLDLSEELSDLEFLCDRKHFQQILINLVSNAIKYTPAGGSAWIEARQVEEMIEISVHDTGVGLSDQEKSDIFERFNRTGNPYSQQQVGTGLGLALTKKLVELNMGEIRAEDNPGGGSRFILTYPTSHSHYQASETENPEAQAMTKLDGLSILVVDDHSDTRNILENILHAAGAIVEVRETVDSARQVLKDFQPDVLLTEISMPGESGLELIKFVRAAGEDSRQIPIVVLSSRAFDTDQLAAFGAGANAFYPKPFRPNDLLEVIRELTLQYAITEG, encoded by the coding sequence GTGGTTACAATTCCCTCTGGAATCCCACTGAGAGCAGAGGAAGACCCGGCAAGAAACCGCGTGATGAATAAAAAGAATCAAAAAAACACCGTGGCGCACAGGGAGAAAGATGTCTCTCAGCAACCAACAAGCCAAGCGTCTTTCAATGGTGCTATCTCAAACATTCTTCAAGCAATTTCTGACGGAAAAGCAGCAACAGAAATTTATGCCCAGATTGCCTCGCACCTTATCTCACGATCTCATGCCACAGGAGTATGTGTTTATGTGAAAGGCTCCGAAACAGGAACAAACGCGGAGAGTGTCTACTCTACTGGCGTTCTTGATTATCAAAAACCATTGATCACCGAGACTGAATCGCTGCAAAAACAGAGACCACCACATTATGTTTTCCCTTTGTATCACGGAGACGAATGGATCGGTGCTGTAGTGATCCAGAGTTCAGAGGAATTGAAGACTGATACTCTCACCCCTCTCATTCAGTGCTGTTCAACGGCTTACATCCATAAAAAGTCATGGGCAGAGAATCAGCATCTTCAAGAGAGGTTACAAATCCTGAATTCCCTCAATGAGATTCTTATCCACAACACGGGCCTTGAACGGCTCATGAAAGGTTTGGTCCGTGAAAGCGCCTTTAACTTTTCAGCGGACATCTCGGTTATCTATCTCTGTAATCCTCTGCAAAATTCACTCGAACTTACGGGTGCCTATGGCTGCAATCCCAAACAGATTCCGTCGACCATATCACAACATGAAGGGCTTATTGGACAGGTGATGAGCACAGGAGGTCAACTCAGTATTAGCGATCTCACAAAACATAAGAATCATAAGATCAATTATCTTCAAAAACTAGGAGTTCTATCACTCCATATATGCTGTCTTGAGGTACAAGAGAAAATTCTGGGAACAATGATTGTCGGATTTCGCCGGCAACATGCTTATGATGCTCAAGAGGTCATTCGATTCGAAGAATTCTGTAGGGGCACCGCCCTTGCGATTAGCAACAGCATCGCTCAAACACAACTCAAAGCGTATACAGAAAGACTTGAAGAGCTCGTAGAAAAAAGGACGGCTGAATTAGAAATTCAAACCGATAAAGCGAAGCAAGCAAACGAGGCAAAGTCTCACTTCCTTGCAAATATGACTCATGAGCTACGTACTCCAATAACGGCTATTCTTGGATACTCAAGCATAATGAATGATGAAATATTAGGAGAGGTCACCCCGCAACAACGGGAAGGGCTTTCTGCAATCATTCGATCCAGTGAACATCTCAAAAGCCTTATTGATGACGTCCTCAATCTTGCGCGGGTGGAAGCTGGCAAGGAAGAGGCTAAGATCGTTCCCCTCTCACTTCGTGAAATGCTAGAAAATGCGTATCAGCTCATGAAACAAAGTGCTTTTGAAAAAGGAGTTACGTTACGAGACCTCGACTTGTCTGAGGAGCTAAGCGACTTGGAGTTCTTGTGTGATCGTAAGCATTTTCAACAGATTCTCATAAACCTCGTTTCTAATGCTATTAAATATACTCCAGCAGGAGGTAGCGCCTGGATTGAGGCACGACAAGTCGAGGAAATGATTGAGATATCAGTGCATGACACTGGTGTGGGACTAAGCGATCAAGAGAAGTCAGATATATTTGAACGGTTTAACCGAACTGGAAATCCATATAGCCAGCAACAGGTGGGAACTGGGCTTGGGCTAGCCCTAACCAAAAAGCTCGTAGAGCTCAATATGGGAGAGATTCGAGCCGAAGACAATCCTGGCGGCGGTTCACGTTTCATACTCACCTATCCGACAAGCCACAGCCACTATCAAGCAAGTGAGACAGAGAATCCTGAAGCTCAAGCCATGACGAAACTTGATGGGCTCTCGATTTTGGTTGTTGATGATCATAGCGACACAAGAAATATTCTAGAGAATATTTTACATGCAGCTGGTGCAATCGTAGAGGTCAGAGAAACGGTCGATTCTGCTCGACAGGTACTCAAAGATTTCCAGCCAGATGTCCTGCTTACTGAGATTTCGATGCCAGGAGAAAGTGGCCTTGAGCTCATAAAATTTGTTCGAGCAGCAGGAGAGGACTCACGCCAAATCCCGATCGTTGTCTTAAGCTCTCGAGCCTTTGATACTGATCAACTCGCCGCCTTCGGTGCCGGAGCAAACGCATTCTACCCAAAGCCTTTTCGACCTAACGATCTCCTTGAGGTTATTCGGGAATTGACCCTCCAATATGCAATCACAGAAGGATAA
- a CDS encoding tRNA (cytidine(34)-2'-O)-methyltransferase, translating into MNIVLVEPTIPQNTGSIARTCAATRTPLHLVGQLGFDISEKAVRRAGLDYWPYVTITQHRSWEAFQSSGTAKQCWYFTKFSDKPYYEAKFEPGDYLVFGSETTGLGKEFLNQCPAEALLSIPMDEPGVRSLNLSNAVSIGLFEARRQLTLR; encoded by the coding sequence ATGAATATCGTTTTAGTTGAACCAACAATACCCCAAAATACGGGCTCGATTGCCCGAACATGTGCTGCGACCCGCACCCCCTTGCATCTCGTAGGACAGCTTGGTTTTGATATATCTGAAAAGGCAGTAAGACGAGCAGGTCTCGATTACTGGCCTTATGTTACCATCACTCAACATAGGAGTTGGGAAGCATTTCAGAGTTCAGGTACCGCAAAACAGTGTTGGTACTTTACGAAGTTCTCAGACAAACCGTATTACGAAGCCAAATTTGAACCTGGCGACTACCTTGTGTTTGGAAGCGAAACTACGGGGCTTGGAAAAGAATTTCTCAATCAGTGTCCAGCAGAAGCCCTACTCTCAATTCCCATGGATGAACCGGGAGTAAGAAGCCTCAACTTAAGCAATGCTGTTTCAATAGGACTCTTTGAGGCTCGCCGTCAACTTACACTTCGGTAA
- a CDS encoding L-glutamate gamma-semialdehyde dehydrogenase: protein MSLNDFRNEPVLDFSLPEEVEAFGIALTTIGAKASRGELKAIPIIGGKERKENTTLGKSLNPSYSDQVLGEVYFASISQASEAITLLSAGQKQWAETSFEYRADLIRKLAAGMRAERRELAALMVLEAGKPWGEADADVCEAIDFCDYYAELAAEMAKPQHLMPFLNGETNHYSYAPRGVSVVISPWNFPLAIAAGMTVASLICGNTTVLKPAEQTSLIGAELARLIYQAGIPESAFAFLPGIGEEVGAYLVQHEEVHLVCFTGSRQVGLEILQNTSRVTPEQRHIKKVILELGGKNTIIVDDDADFDEAVKGVLYSAFGFAGQKCSACSRVIVLQDAYERFTERLIEAAQALIVAPAEQPEAFLGPLIDAESQSRVRRLIEERKAHLSLGCIGECPDSGFFTPVTIFRDVPTTDPLWREEAFAPVLCIRSADSFEEALAMANDSDYALTGGVYTRSPSHLERARAAFEVGNLYLNRGITGAIVGRQPFGGFRLSGIGSKAGGPDYLLQFVEPRTITENTMRKGFTPELAD, encoded by the coding sequence ATGTCACTTAATGATTTTCGAAATGAGCCTGTGCTTGACTTTTCACTCCCAGAAGAAGTTGAGGCTTTTGGAATAGCCCTGACTACAATAGGTGCGAAAGCAAGCCGTGGGGAGCTGAAAGCAATTCCAATCATTGGGGGCAAAGAGCGGAAAGAAAACACAACGCTCGGAAAGAGCTTAAATCCCTCATACAGCGATCAAGTACTCGGGGAGGTTTATTTCGCATCAATTTCTCAAGCATCCGAAGCAATCACACTGCTTTCCGCAGGGCAAAAACAGTGGGCTGAAACGAGCTTTGAATATCGGGCTGACCTCATTCGCAAACTCGCGGCTGGAATGCGAGCAGAGCGCAGGGAGCTTGCTGCTCTCATGGTACTGGAAGCAGGTAAGCCGTGGGGAGAAGCCGATGCGGATGTGTGCGAAGCGATTGACTTTTGTGACTACTACGCTGAACTCGCCGCTGAAATGGCAAAACCACAACACTTGATGCCTTTCTTGAATGGAGAAACCAATCACTATTCGTACGCACCCCGAGGTGTGTCGGTAGTGATTTCTCCTTGGAACTTTCCTCTCGCTATTGCAGCAGGAATGACTGTTGCTTCCCTGATATGTGGGAATACGACAGTGCTCAAGCCTGCCGAACAGACATCACTTATCGGAGCTGAACTCGCTCGCCTTATCTACCAAGCAGGGATACCAGAATCTGCTTTTGCATTCCTCCCTGGGATTGGAGAAGAAGTGGGCGCATATCTTGTTCAGCATGAAGAAGTGCATCTTGTCTGTTTTACGGGATCGCGACAGGTAGGGCTCGAGATCCTACAGAATACATCTCGAGTAACACCAGAACAGCGACATATTAAGAAAGTAATTCTTGAGCTGGGAGGGAAAAATACGATTATAGTCGATGATGATGCTGACTTCGATGAAGCGGTCAAGGGTGTGCTGTATTCAGCCTTCGGTTTTGCTGGACAGAAATGCTCTGCCTGCTCAAGAGTCATCGTGTTACAGGATGCTTATGAGCGATTCACAGAACGGCTCATAGAGGCAGCACAGGCTCTGATTGTTGCTCCAGCTGAACAGCCTGAGGCATTTTTAGGTCCACTGATCGACGCTGAAAGCCAGAGCCGCGTTCGCAGGCTGATAGAAGAACGAAAAGCGCATCTCAGCCTTGGTTGCATAGGAGAGTGCCCAGATTCAGGGTTCTTTACGCCAGTAACTATTTTTCGAGATGTTCCAACAACGGATCCACTCTGGCGTGAAGAAGCATTCGCTCCTGTTCTCTGCATTCGCTCTGCTGACTCATTTGAAGAGGCACTCGCAATGGCGAATGATTCAGACTATGCACTCACTGGAGGTGTGTATACCCGCAGTCCATCCCATCTTGAGCGAGCACGCGCTGCGTTCGAAGTGGGGAACCTATACCTGAACCGAGGTATCACTGGAGCAATAGTCGGACGGCAACCCTTTGGTGGATTCCGTCTTTCTGGTATCGGGTCTAAAGCTGGTGGTCCAGACTATCTCCTTCAGTTTGTAGAGCCACGAACAATTACGGAAAACACGATGCGTAAGGGATTCACTCCAGAGCTCGCTGATTAA
- a CDS encoding SGNH/GDSL hydrolase family protein encodes MFRVIKSATVLLFMSLIGLVFALVLVEGLYRLSSGMGSRVPIWNDRPVAYINPKNATTLQGNQYNPRKPPEVYRIAVLGDSFTFAPYMQVDDAFPARLERFLRMSADSNQQSSHIEVINYGVPGFSTSHEVTEAKRAVTEGADLLILQITLNDPQRKSYQPTGLTGKNQFGPYQPPQILKKILPYWKSLGYFLERIHNTNTHSRYIEYYHTLFEEDASWNSFKGSVEKLAKFARKKNTPLVAVVFPLFGVPLDKDYPFHPLHDKVQLLLEAENIPNTDLFRLYENIPLERIQVIPGADFHPNEIGHRLAAEAIYDWLAGFDYIPKAYMQAPRFKARTDIRLLDQNRIREVEKLG; translated from the coding sequence ATGTTTCGAGTTATCAAGAGTGCCACTGTCCTGCTGTTCATGAGTCTTATCGGACTTGTATTCGCCCTCGTATTAGTCGAAGGGTTGTATCGACTCAGTAGCGGGATGGGTTCTCGCGTCCCAATATGGAATGACCGTCCAGTGGCGTACATAAACCCGAAGAATGCCACTACACTCCAAGGAAACCAATATAATCCTCGCAAACCCCCAGAGGTCTATCGCATTGCGGTATTAGGAGACTCCTTTACCTTTGCCCCATACATGCAGGTTGATGATGCGTTTCCTGCTCGATTAGAGCGCTTTTTGCGGATGAGCGCGGACTCAAATCAGCAATCATCGCATATTGAAGTAATCAACTATGGCGTACCTGGCTTCTCAACCTCTCATGAGGTAACTGAAGCAAAAAGGGCGGTGACTGAAGGTGCCGATCTTCTCATTTTACAAATTACCCTCAACGACCCTCAGCGCAAGTCATACCAGCCAACGGGACTGACCGGCAAAAACCAGTTTGGCCCCTATCAACCGCCCCAAATACTCAAAAAGATACTTCCATACTGGAAATCTCTCGGCTACTTCCTTGAACGGATTCATAATACGAATACACACTCTCGCTATATTGAATATTACCACACACTCTTTGAGGAAGACGCGTCTTGGAATAGTTTTAAGGGCTCGGTGGAGAAGCTCGCAAAATTTGCTCGTAAAAAGAATACGCCCCTCGTAGCAGTCGTATTCCCACTCTTCGGTGTTCCGCTTGACAAAGATTATCCTTTTCATCCGCTGCACGACAAAGTGCAGTTGCTCCTCGAGGCTGAAAACATACCAAATACCGATCTCTTTCGCCTCTACGAAAATATTCCCTTAGAGCGAATACAAGTAATTCCAGGAGCTGATTTTCATCCGAATGAGATAGGGCATCGATTGGCGGCTGAAGCAATATACGACTGGCTCGCTGGTTTTGACTATATTCCAAAAGCCTATATGCAGGCACCGCGCTTCAAAGCTCGCACTGATATCCGTTTACTTGACCAGAACCGGATACGAGAAGTGGAGAAATTGGGATAG
- a CDS encoding HDOD domain-containing protein translates to MQSQKDKRQMKPNIPNPQSTYSSSDFLKKLKGALGKDGDFPASARLVSQIQDITSRPETTTQQVAELILREPTLGARVLHLVNSSFYGRSKPILTVSQAVIQIGMRPIAELCTNLVLLQKFIPLTRRSGPFAQCFQRTITTSLLTSMIATESREASPHSSSRTSDSAHQGRNEAAYLAGTFGELGLLLISFYFPKLFDSAKNRAASKGITISKGIQELVGLTPIEISLEVLQELNLPTEYQSILQTTSSLERAALLPGEKAQKEMERILSTGPSGELAQALFAGGALADAFSGEDPLKQLETAIIEIDKILPLPSTLLTDSVQSFIECYDQYCSSMEVALPPLPDDVVNMNVSLSAESDKESISPEASSEDLSQFIVEVRTAVEQHEPLSSIITTVMETLAWSLKFERVLLLLFDKKKQNLTGRMALGDIPDFEPKQFVRPFDSEQPTDNWSIAIAENRLVFTGEPLLSGGRSFVLMPVGFDNRRVGLIYGDRVCDQKSEKVSEQERGALQVLMELLNRAIALKNDG, encoded by the coding sequence ATGCAATCACAGAAGGATAAACGTCAGATGAAGCCGAATATACCAAATCCTCAATCAACGTACTCATCCTCAGATTTCTTAAAAAAACTGAAGGGCGCTCTGGGAAAGGATGGAGATTTCCCCGCAAGCGCCCGGCTAGTGAGTCAAATACAAGATATTACCTCGCGCCCAGAGACTACTACCCAACAAGTGGCAGAACTCATTCTGCGGGAACCTACACTGGGAGCTCGAGTGCTCCATCTTGTAAATAGCTCCTTCTATGGGAGAAGCAAACCAATACTCACCGTGAGCCAAGCAGTCATACAGATTGGCATGCGCCCGATTGCGGAGCTGTGTACGAACCTTGTCCTCTTGCAGAAATTCATCCCGCTCACCCGACGAAGTGGACCCTTTGCCCAATGTTTTCAAAGAACCATCACCACTTCTCTTTTAACGAGCATGATTGCAACAGAGTCGAGGGAAGCAAGCCCTCACTCGTCTTCCAGAACTTCGGATTCTGCGCATCAAGGAAGAAACGAGGCTGCTTATCTGGCGGGTACATTTGGTGAGTTGGGCCTCCTGCTCATCTCTTTCTATTTTCCGAAGCTATTTGATTCAGCAAAAAACAGAGCAGCATCAAAAGGAATTACCATCTCGAAAGGCATACAAGAGCTCGTAGGACTGACTCCTATTGAAATCAGTCTTGAAGTATTACAAGAGCTCAATCTTCCGACCGAATATCAGTCCATACTCCAAACAACCTCTTCCTTAGAACGGGCGGCTCTATTGCCCGGTGAAAAAGCACAGAAAGAGATGGAACGTATCTTATCAACAGGACCATCGGGCGAGCTTGCCCAAGCGCTCTTTGCAGGAGGAGCACTCGCTGATGCCTTCTCCGGGGAGGACCCATTAAAGCAACTTGAGACTGCCATAATCGAAATTGATAAGATTCTCCCGCTTCCAAGCACTCTCCTTACCGATTCAGTTCAGAGCTTCATAGAGTGCTACGATCAGTATTGCTCATCCATGGAGGTTGCTTTACCACCACTCCCAGATGATGTTGTGAACATGAATGTTTCACTGAGCGCTGAATCAGACAAAGAATCAATCTCTCCCGAAGCGAGTAGTGAGGATCTGTCGCAGTTCATTGTAGAAGTACGTACGGCCGTCGAACAACACGAACCTCTGTCGTCCATTATCACAACAGTGATGGAAACACTGGCATGGAGCCTAAAATTCGAAAGAGTGCTTCTCCTTTTATTCGACAAGAAAAAGCAGAATCTCACCGGACGAATGGCACTCGGAGATATCCCCGATTTTGAACCGAAGCAGTTCGTACGCCCCTTTGATTCAGAACAACCAACAGACAACTGGTCAATAGCGATTGCAGAAAATCGCCTTGTCTTTACGGGCGAGCCCTTACTCTCTGGTGGAAGGAGTTTTGTACTTATGCCAGTGGGTTTTGATAACAGGCGCGTAGGCTTAATCTACGGAGATAGAGTTTGCGACCAGAAATCAGAGAAGGTATCCGAGCAAGAGCGTGGTGCCTTACAGGTCCTGATGGAGCTTCTCAATAGAGCAATTGCTTTAAAAAACGACGGATAG